The proteins below are encoded in one region of Effusibacillus dendaii:
- a CDS encoding FAD-linked oxidase C-terminal domain-containing protein: protein MSRDRLIEQLQSIVGEQSVLYKPDDLVAYECDGLTIYKKRPRAVVFPANAEQVAAVVKLLNREKQPFIPRGAGTGLSGGAIPINGEVLISLVKMKRLLEVDYRNRTAVVEPGYVNLRLTKAIQHEGYYYAPDPSSGMSCTIGGNVGENAGGPHCLKYGVTSNHVLGMEMVTPNGEMVTVGGMVPDMPGYDLTGLLVGSEGTMGIATKIFVRILKKPQGVKTVLALYDSVDDASQTVSAIIANGIIPGALEMMDTLAIEGVEKGTYVVGYPKDLAAVLIIELDGLTAGMEETANEIVEICKGYNVREVRVAQNEQERGLWWSNRKTAFGAMGNLSPDYLVQDGVIPRSRLPEVLSRIAEISRDSGLRIANVFHAGDGNLHPLILFDADKPGDTELAVKVGSQVLQVCADVGGSITGEHGVGIEKQNDMTKIFTQEELDAQVAIMRVFNPDNLCNPDKLFPKPSRCAEVKLVGAHAH, encoded by the coding sequence ATGAGCCGCGATCGATTGATTGAACAATTGCAGAGCATTGTCGGTGAACAGTCTGTCCTTTATAAACCGGACGATTTGGTCGCTTATGAATGCGACGGTCTGACGATCTACAAAAAAAGGCCACGAGCGGTTGTTTTTCCGGCGAACGCAGAACAGGTGGCGGCGGTTGTAAAGCTTTTAAACCGTGAAAAGCAGCCGTTTATCCCGCGCGGTGCGGGAACTGGGCTGTCAGGCGGCGCGATTCCGATCAACGGCGAAGTATTGATCAGCCTGGTGAAAATGAAGCGCCTGTTGGAAGTGGATTACAGAAACCGGACAGCGGTTGTGGAACCGGGCTATGTCAATCTGCGGCTGACAAAAGCAATTCAGCACGAAGGGTATTACTATGCGCCGGATCCGTCGAGCGGCATGTCCTGCACGATCGGCGGCAACGTCGGCGAAAATGCGGGAGGACCGCACTGTTTGAAATACGGTGTGACGAGCAACCATGTGCTGGGCATGGAAATGGTGACGCCAAACGGTGAAATGGTCACGGTCGGCGGCATGGTGCCCGATATGCCCGGTTACGATCTGACAGGGCTGCTAGTGGGTTCGGAAGGAACGATGGGGATTGCCACCAAAATTTTCGTCCGTATTTTGAAAAAACCGCAGGGCGTTAAGACAGTTCTGGCGCTTTATGATTCGGTTGACGATGCGAGCCAGACCGTATCTGCCATCATTGCAAACGGGATTATTCCTGGCGCGCTGGAAATGATGGATACGCTTGCCATTGAAGGGGTCGAGAAAGGAACCTACGTGGTCGGTTATCCGAAAGATTTGGCCGCTGTGCTGATCATTGAATTGGATGGTTTGACGGCTGGCATGGAAGAAACGGCAAACGAGATCGTGGAAATCTGCAAAGGATATAATGTACGGGAAGTTCGTGTCGCGCAAAACGAGCAGGAACGCGGGCTGTGGTGGTCGAACCGGAAAACGGCGTTCGGCGCAATGGGCAACCTGTCACCCGACTATTTGGTACAGGATGGCGTAATCCCGCGCAGCCGTTTGCCGGAAGTGCTTAGTCGGATCGCGGAAATCAGCCGTGACTCCGGATTGCGCATCGCCAACGTGTTTCACGCGGGGGACGGCAATCTGCATCCGTTGATTTTGTTCGATGCAGATAAACCGGGCGATACGGAGCTGGCGGTAAAAGTCGGCTCGCAAGTGCTGCAGGTATGCGCCGATGTGGGCGGTTCCATTACGGGAGAACATGGTGTCGGAATCGAAAAGCAAAACGACATGACCAAAATTTTCACACAGGAAGAATTGGATGCACAGGTTGCGATCATGCGGGTATTTAACCCCGATAATCTGTGCAATCCGGATAAACTGTTCCCGAAACCGTCCCGCTGTGCGGAAGTCAAGCTGGTTGGGGCGCATGCGCATTAA
- a CDS encoding (Fe-S)-binding protein yields the protein MSEQTTLAAMLEHSNYKWPDPPDPDKFNVCVHCGLCLDACPTYQETGNEAQSPRGRVYLIKSVAEGKLDINDSFIDPVFRCLDCRACETACPSGVQVGALIEEARGQVRKAQPLTGVKGMISSTFLKQIFPHPNRLRTLGRFMRFYQKSGLQTATRGLGIMKLFPKHLREMEAAMPQVPAKTSREALGTVLPAIGKKRGTVGLILGCVMDVMYADINMATARVLARNGFDVVMPEGQGCCGALQVHAGERDIAKAMARQNIDVFLAADVDYIIINAAGCGAAVKEYPELLHNDPQYHEKAETFAAKVRDVSEFLVEVGYEAPKGRVEMKITYHDACHLAHAQKIRTQPRQILRSIPGVELVEMFESDRCCGSAGIYNITHPEIAGPLLDRKMADVPSNVSCIAMGNPGCMMQIQVGVHRIDAKLEVAHTITLLDRAYQAEDQAAAGQAKQMELVGGRGRK from the coding sequence ATGAGCGAACAAACAACGCTGGCAGCCATGTTGGAACATTCGAACTATAAATGGCCGGATCCACCCGATCCCGACAAATTCAATGTCTGTGTGCATTGCGGACTCTGTTTGGATGCGTGTCCTACCTATCAGGAAACGGGCAATGAAGCACAGTCGCCGCGTGGTCGTGTGTATTTGATCAAATCTGTGGCGGAAGGCAAGCTGGATATCAACGATTCTTTTATTGATCCGGTGTTTCGCTGTCTGGATTGTCGGGCATGCGAAACCGCTTGTCCGTCCGGCGTTCAGGTTGGAGCCTTGATTGAAGAGGCGCGTGGTCAAGTCAGAAAGGCGCAGCCATTGACCGGTGTAAAAGGGATGATCAGCAGCACATTCCTGAAGCAGATTTTCCCGCATCCGAACCGTTTGCGAACGCTCGGTCGGTTTATGCGCTTCTACCAAAAATCGGGACTGCAAACGGCGACTCGCGGCTTAGGCATCATGAAGCTGTTCCCCAAACACCTGAGAGAAATGGAAGCGGCCATGCCGCAGGTACCTGCCAAGACATCGCGGGAGGCGCTTGGAACCGTACTTCCTGCAATCGGCAAGAAACGGGGAACCGTCGGTCTGATTCTTGGTTGTGTGATGGACGTCATGTACGCCGATATTAACATGGCGACCGCCCGCGTACTGGCACGCAATGGATTTGATGTAGTGATGCCGGAGGGACAAGGCTGCTGCGGAGCTTTGCAGGTGCATGCGGGTGAGCGGGATATTGCGAAAGCGATGGCACGCCAGAATATCGACGTGTTTTTGGCTGCTGATGTTGACTATATCATTATTAACGCCGCTGGCTGTGGAGCGGCAGTTAAAGAATATCCGGAATTACTGCACAACGATCCGCAATATCACGAAAAAGCGGAAACGTTTGCGGCGAAAGTGCGCGATGTATCCGAATTTCTGGTGGAAGTGGGATATGAGGCGCCAAAAGGCCGGGTCGAAATGAAAATTACTTATCATGATGCCTGCCACTTGGCGCATGCGCAGAAGATTCGCACACAGCCAAGGCAAATTTTGCGCTCGATTCCGGGCGTTGAATTGGTAGAGATGTTCGAATCGGACCGTTGTTGCGGTTCCGCCGGTATCTACAATATTACGCATCCGGAGATTGCCGGACCGTTGCTTGATCGCAAGATGGCAGACGTCCCATCCAACGTAAGCTGTATTGCAATGGGCAACCCGGGCTGTATGATGCAAATTCAGGTTGGCGTTCATCGGATCGATGCGAAACTGGAAGTGGCGCATACGATCACGCTGCTCGACCGGGCCTACCAAGCGGAAGATCAAGCGGCAGCCGGGCAGGCAAAACAAATGGAACTTGTCGGCGGGAGGGGACGCAAATGA